The Mycolicibacterium flavescens genomic interval TCGACGGCGAACTCGATCGGGCCAGGGCGAAGCTGGCCGAGTCGGTACGCCATTGCGAGAGCCTGGGATTCCCGCTGAACGCATTCAATCGTGCGCACACGTATTTCACGCAGGTGTGGGTTGCAATGGAGGCCGGCCAACTGGGGGACGCCGCCGTCCTCGCCGTCGAGATGCGCCGCTTCACAGAAGAATCCGGCCTCGATTTGTGGCGCATGGTCGCCGCGGCGCAGCACAACACCGTCAAAGGGTTGGCCGCGCTCGGAGCCGGCGCCGACCCCGAGACGCTGACAGTGCGGGCGCAGAAAATCGCGCGGTTCGTCGACGGTTCGCGAATGATGCAGCTCAACGTCTACCTCACCTACCACGACGGAGTCATCGGCCGCCTGTTGTGCGCTGCCGGAAGACACGACCAGGCGCGCGAGCGGTTGGACATGTCGCTTCACCACGCAAAGGACACCGGTATGCGCTTCAATGACGCCGAGTTGATCAGGGTGCGCGCGCACACCCTGACCGACCTGCAAGCCCGCCGGGACACCCTGGCCGCCGCACTCGACCTCGCCCACAGTCAGGCCGCGCCCTTGTTCGAAATGCGCTGCCTGCTCGACACCTTCGATATCGACGGCCAAGCCGTCCGGCCGGAATTGGCTGACGCCGTGTGCCGCTTTGCCGGCGATGCACGGTGGCCTGAAGTCGCGCGTGCTGAACAGATACTCGCATGACGTCCGTCGCGGTGCTGGGCGGTGGGGTCGCAGGTCTCACCGCAGCACACGAGCTCGCCGAGCGCGGCTTCGAGGTCACCGTCTACGAGGGCCGACCCGACGCGTTCGGCGGAAAAGCACGCTCGATCCCGGTGTGGGGATCGGGTACCGGTGGCCGGCTCGACCTGCCCGGCGAGCACGGATTCCGGTTCTTTCCCGGCTTCTACAAGCACATTCCCGACACGATGGCACGCATCCCATACGGATCGAAGACCGTCGTCGACCATCTCGTGCCGACGACGCGGATACTCTTGGCCCAGGCAGACGGGCGCCCCGAGCTCGTCGGCATCGCTGAGCAGCCGTCGTCTTTCGACGACTTCGCCGCCACGGCCGCATTCATCCGCAAAGCCGGCAGCAGCCTCGGCATCAGTCCGCCTGAACTCGGCATGTTCCTCGAACGCCTGCTGACACTGATGAGTTCATGTGACGAACGCCGGTACGACCAGTGGGAGAAGACGAGCTGGTGGAAATTCGTCGGCGCCGAGCAGCGGTCCCCGGCCTTCCAGAAATTCCTCGCCGACGGAATGACGCGCACGCTCGTTGCGGCACGTGCACGCGAGTTATCCGCGCGCACAGGAGGTTTGATCCTGTGTCAGCTGCTGTTCGACATCGTGCGTGCTGACGGCCGCATGTCTCGCGTGCTCGACGGCCCGACGAGTGAGGTCTGGATCGACCCCTGGACGGCGCATCTGCGCGATCTCGGCGCCGATCTGCGAATCGACTCCAAGGTCACCGCGATCAAGTGCGATGGAGTCCGGGTTACCGGCGTGACCGTCGAATCCACAGCCGGTGCGGAGCCCGTCGTTGCCGACTATTACGTCTCCGCCATCCCCAAAGAACAGCTCGAAAAGCTGGTGTCCCCAGAACTGCGCGCGGCCGACCCGATTCTCGGCAGGCTGCCGCAACTGGTCACCCGCTGGATGAACGGCATCATGTTCTACCTGGACCGTGACGTACCGCTGGAACCGGGCCACGCCATATTCATCGACTCCGAATGGTCGTTGACCGCGATCTCCCAGAAGCAGTTCTGGCCCGACATCGACCTCGAGCGGCGCGGGGACGGCCGTGTGGAGGGCATCCTCTCGGTCGACATCTCCGAATGGCAGCGCCCGGGAAGGGTTTACGGGAAGGTGGCAACCGAGTGCACGCCGGAGGAGATACGTGCTGAGGTGTGGGCCCAAATGGTCGCACACATCGATGACGGATCCCTCGACGAGCAGAATGTGCTCACCTGGTTCCTCGATCCGGCCATCGTCTTCCCGAACCCGACGCCGGCGACCAACCTGGAGCCGCTGTTGATCAACACGGCCGGCTCGTGGGCCAACCGTCCCGAGGCCGCCACCCGGATTCCCAACTTCTTTCTCGCCTCCGACTTCGTTCGTACCTTCACGGATCTGGCCACCATGGAAGGCGCGAACGAGGCCGCGCGGCGTGCGGTCAACGGGATTCTCGACGCCATCGGTTCGGCGGCGCCGCGGTGCACGGTCTGGCCGTTGCAGGAGCCGCGAATATTCGGAGCGGCACGCGCGGCGGACCGGGTGTTGTGGAAGCTGGGCCGACCACCCGTGAACGTCAACACAGAAGGGGGCCTTGCGTCGGCGGGACCGCTCAGCCGCGGACTGGCCGGGCTGCTGCGCCTTTTCGGATAAGGGACCTGGTCCGGTATCGACGGTCCAAGTAGCGCTCGTCCAGCGGGTCGGGTTCGATCGCCGCTTTGTCCAGCGCCTCCAGGTGGGCGGCGATATCTCGGTTCTCGCGCGTGGCGATGGCCGCGATGATGCGGGGTATGAGTTGGAAATACCTGGGCGGATCGAGGTACCAGGCGCTGAGCGCTGCGGCCCAGGCCATCTGGTTCACTTCCTTTTCGCGCGCCTTGTCGGGATTCATTGACAGGTAGATCGCGAACAACCAGCCCGATCTCCGGAACTTGATCAATATCCTGCTGACGAACCCTATCTCGTTCGGTATGGCTCGGCGGATCCATCGCACCGCGGGTGAAAGCCCTTCGGTGACGCGAAGCATGCCACGAATCTGCGTGGACACCAGCGCGTTGATGAGCTGGAAATCGTGCTCGAACGCTTCCATCGAGTTCGGCACCATCTCCGCGGTGGCCAGGCCTAAATCGAAGTTGATGTGGGCGTTCAGTCCGGCCACCATGTGCTGCAGCATCGTCGACTGTCCGAACTCCTGACGGAGGAATGTCACCTCCCAGGGAAGGGTCAACCCGTCGTAATCGTCAGGGCAGAAGTAGGCGTTCAACGCATCGAAGTAGCGCTTCGCGAACACGGCATCGAACTGCTCCATCAGCGGGCGGTCGTAGAACAGGCCCTCGTCGAGGGCGGCGCGAATGGCGACGGTCGACCGCTTGTACAACACCGCGAAGTAGCCGATGGTGCTCTTCTGCCGGACCGCCCAACCGATGATCTGATCGAGATTGCGCACCACATCATCGATGTCCGTGGCCGGTTGCAGGGGCTCCCACGGGACACCCCGAGAAGGGGTTTCCCGGCCGAGCACCGCCGATGGGCCCGGCACCGGTTCATCCTGTAGAGACATTGCCGATGCACCACCTTCGCTAGGAGCCGAACCGCCCGCGGAACGGCAGGCACGACATCACGATGGCACCATTCGATCCTGGTGATGTGAGTAATCGACTACCTGTCTTCCAGGGACGCGAGATAGCGCAGCGCCAACGCGTAACCCTGCACGCCGAGTCCGACGATCACGCCGGTGGCCACCGCGCTCAGGTAAGAGTGGTGCCGGAACTCCTCACGGGCGTGCACGTTCGAGATGTGCACCTCTATCAGCGGCGCACGCAATTCGGTGCAGGCGTCCCGCAGAGCGACCGACGTGTGGGTCAGCGCGCCAGCGTTGATGATCACCGGATCTCCCGCGTCGGCGGCAGCATGGATCCAGCCCAACAAGTCCGCTTCACTATCGCTCTGGCGCACAACGGCTTTGAGGCCAAGCACCTCGGCCTCGCGTTCGATGAGCTCCATCAGCTCGTCGTGGGTGGTGCTGCCGTACACGTCCGGCTCGCGCCGGCCAAGCCGACCGAGGTTGGGACCGTTGAGCACCAGCACGGTCTGGGTCATGACGTCACCGCCCTATTTCTGCGTAGGCTGCCGCCAGGAGTGACGGGTCGGGCCCCTCCAGGCGTCCGGGCTTGCCGAGACCGTCGAGTACGACGAACCGCAGCACACCCGCGCGGGTCTTCTTGTCACCGGCCATATTTTCCAGCAAGTCGCCGAAGGCGTCGGGGTCATAGCTGACAGGGAGCCCGAGCGAGGTCAGCACGGAACGGTGCCGATCGGCGGTTTCGTCGTCGAGGCGGCCCGCGAGCCGGCCGAGTTCGGCGGCGAACACCAGTCCCACCGAGACGGCGGCGCCGTGTCGCCACTGGTAGCGCTCGCGGCGTTCGATGGCGTGGGCCAGGGTGTGGCCGTAGTTCAGGATCTCGCGCAGTTGTGACTCTTTCTCGTCGGCGGCCACCACCTCGGCCTTGACCGCGATCGCGCGGCGGATCAGTTCGGGCAGCACGGCGCCCGTCGGGTCGAGCGCCGCGTCGGGATCGGCCTCGATCAGG includes:
- the aroQ gene encoding 3-dehydroquinate dehydratase; the encoded protein is MTQTVLVLNGPNLGRLGRREPDVYGSTTHDELMELIEREAEVLGLKAVVRQSDSEADLLGWIHAAADAGDPVIINAGALTHTSVALRDACTELRAPLIEVHISNVHAREEFRHHSYLSAVATGVIVGLGVQGYALALRYLASLEDR
- the pds_1 gene encoding amine oxidase, which translates into the protein MTSVAVLGGGVAGLTAAHELAERGFEVTVYEGRPDAFGGKARSIPVWGSGTGGRLDLPGEHGFRFFPGFYKHIPDTMARIPYGSKTVVDHLVPTTRILLAQADGRPELVGIAEQPSSFDDFAATAAFIRKAGSSLGISPPELGMFLERLLTLMSSCDERRYDQWEKTSWWKFVGAEQRSPAFQKFLADGMTRTLVAARARELSARTGGLILCQLLFDIVRADGRMSRVLDGPTSEVWIDPWTAHLRDLGADLRIDSKVTAIKCDGVRVTGVTVESTAGAEPVVADYYVSAIPKEQLEKLVSPELRAADPILGRLPQLVTRWMNGIMFYLDRDVPLEPGHAIFIDSEWSLTAISQKQFWPDIDLERRGDGRVEGILSVDISEWQRPGRVYGKVATECTPEEIRAEVWAQMVAHIDDGSLDEQNVLTWFLDPAIVFPNPTPATNLEPLLINTAGSWANRPEAATRIPNFFLASDFVRTFTDLATMEGANEAARRAVNGILDAIGSAAPRCTVWPLQEPRIFGAARAADRVLWKLGRPPVNVNTEGGLASAGPLSRGLAGLLRLFG